A window from Bubalus kerabau isolate K-KA32 ecotype Philippines breed swamp buffalo chromosome 5, PCC_UOA_SB_1v2, whole genome shotgun sequence encodes these proteins:
- the PGD gene encoding 6-phosphogluconate dehydrogenase, decarboxylating isoform X1, whose product MAQADIALIGLAVMGQNLILNMNDHGFVVCAFNRTVSKVDDFLANEAKGTKVLGAHSLEEMVSKLKKPRRIILLVKAGQAVDDFIEKLVPLLDIGDIIIDGGNSEYRDTMRRCRDLKEKGILFVGSGVSGGEDGARYGPSLMPGGNKEAWPHIKAIFQGIAAKVGTGEPCCDWVGDEGAGHFVKMVHNGIEYGDMQLICEAYHLMKDVLAMGHAEMAKAFEEWNKTELDSFLIEITANILKFQDADGKHLLPKIRDSAGQKGTGKWTAISALEYGVPVTLIGEAVFARCLSSLKDERIQASKKLKGPQNVPFEGDKKSFLEDIRKALYASKIISYAQGFMLLRQAATEFGWTLNYGGIALMWRGGCIIRSVFLGKIKDAFDRNPGLENLLLDDFFKSAVENCQDSWRRAISTGVQAGIPMPCFTTALSFYDGYRHEMLPANLIQAQRDYFGAHTYELVAKPGQFIHTNWTGHGGSVSSSSYNA is encoded by the exons ATGGCCCA AGCTGACATTGCCCTGATTGGACTGGCTGTCATGGGCCAGAACTTAATTTTGAACATGAATGACCATGGCTTTGTG GTCTGTGCTTTTAATAGGACAGTCTCCAAAGTTGATGACTTCTTGGCCAACGAGGCGAAGGGCACTAAGGTGCTTGGCGCTCACTCCTTGGAGGAAATGGTGTCCAAGCTGAAGAAGCCACGGCGGATCATCCTGCTTGTGAAGGCCGGTCAGGCCGTCGATGATTTCATTGAGAAACTG GTACCTTTGCTAGACATTGGTGATATCATCATTGATGGAGGAAATTCTGAATACAGGGATACCATG AGACGGTGTCGAGACCTCAAGGAGAAGGGCATCTTGTTTGTGGGGAGCGGAGTTAGCGGTGGAGAGGACGGGGCCCGATATGGCCCGTCGCTTATGCCGGGAgggaacaaggaggcctg GCCCCACATCAAGGCCATCTTCCAAGGCATCGCCGCCAAAGTGGGGACAGGAGAACCCTGCTGTGACTGG GTGGGGGACGAGGGTGCGGGACACTTTGTGAAGATGGTGCACAACGGCATAGAGTACGGGGACATGCAGCTCATCTGTGAGGCCTACCACCTGATGAAGGACGTCCTGGCCATGGGGCACGCGGAGATGGCCAAG GCCTTTGAGGAATGGAATAAGACAGAGCTGGACTCATTCCTGATTGAAATCACAGCCAATATTCTCAAGTTCCAAGATGCTGATGGCAAACACCTGTTGCCAAAGATCCGGGACAGCGCGGGGCAGAAGGGCACTGGGAAGTGGACCGCCATCTCCGCCCTGGAGTACGGCGTGCCCGTCACCCTCATCG GAGAAGCCGTCTTCGCGAGATGCTTATCATCTTTGAAGGATGAGAGGATCCAAGCCAGCAAAAAGCTGAAGGGGCCTCAGAATGTCCCGTTTGAAGGAGATAAGAAATCATTCCTGGAGGACATTCGAAAG GCCCTCTATGCTTCCAAGATCATCTCTTACGCTCAGGGCTTCATGCTGCTAAGACAGGCAGCCACTGAATTTGGCTGGACCCTCAACTATGGCGGCATTGCCCTGATGTGGAGGGGGGGCTGCATCATCAGGAG TGTATTCCTGGGAAAGATAAAAGATGCGTTTGACCGAAACCCAGGACTTGAGAATCTGTTGTTGGATGACTTCTTTAAGTCAGCTGTGGAAAACTGCCAG GACTCCTGGCGGCGGGCCATCAGTACTGGTGTCCAGGCAGGCATTCCCATGCCCTGCTTCACCACTGCTCTCTCTTTCTACGATGGGTACAGACACGAGATGCTGCCGGCTAACCTCATCCAG GCTCAGCGAGACTACTTTGGGGCACACACCTACGAACTCGTGGCCAAGCCAGGCCAATTCATCCACACCAACTGGACGGGCCACGGGGGCAGCGTGTCCTCGTCGTCATACAACGCCTGA
- the PGD gene encoding 6-phosphogluconate dehydrogenase, decarboxylating isoform X2 codes for MAQADIALIGLAVMGQNLILNMNDHGFVVCAFNRTVSKVDDFLANEAKGTKVLGAHSLEEMVSKLKKPRRIILLVKAGQAVDDFIEKLVPLLDIGDIIIDGGNSEYRDTMRRCRDLKEKGILFVGSGVSGGEDGARYGPSLMPGGNKEAWPHIKAIFQGIAAKVGTGEPCCDWAFEEWNKTELDSFLIEITANILKFQDADGKHLLPKIRDSAGQKGTGKWTAISALEYGVPVTLIGEAVFARCLSSLKDERIQASKKLKGPQNVPFEGDKKSFLEDIRKALYASKIISYAQGFMLLRQAATEFGWTLNYGGIALMWRGGCIIRSVFLGKIKDAFDRNPGLENLLLDDFFKSAVENCQDSWRRAISTGVQAGIPMPCFTTALSFYDGYRHEMLPANLIQAQRDYFGAHTYELVAKPGQFIHTNWTGHGGSVSSSSYNA; via the exons ATGGCCCA AGCTGACATTGCCCTGATTGGACTGGCTGTCATGGGCCAGAACTTAATTTTGAACATGAATGACCATGGCTTTGTG GTCTGTGCTTTTAATAGGACAGTCTCCAAAGTTGATGACTTCTTGGCCAACGAGGCGAAGGGCACTAAGGTGCTTGGCGCTCACTCCTTGGAGGAAATGGTGTCCAAGCTGAAGAAGCCACGGCGGATCATCCTGCTTGTGAAGGCCGGTCAGGCCGTCGATGATTTCATTGAGAAACTG GTACCTTTGCTAGACATTGGTGATATCATCATTGATGGAGGAAATTCTGAATACAGGGATACCATG AGACGGTGTCGAGACCTCAAGGAGAAGGGCATCTTGTTTGTGGGGAGCGGAGTTAGCGGTGGAGAGGACGGGGCCCGATATGGCCCGTCGCTTATGCCGGGAgggaacaaggaggcctg GCCCCACATCAAGGCCATCTTCCAAGGCATCGCCGCCAAAGTGGGGACAGGAGAACCCTGCTGTGACTGG GCCTTTGAGGAATGGAATAAGACAGAGCTGGACTCATTCCTGATTGAAATCACAGCCAATATTCTCAAGTTCCAAGATGCTGATGGCAAACACCTGTTGCCAAAGATCCGGGACAGCGCGGGGCAGAAGGGCACTGGGAAGTGGACCGCCATCTCCGCCCTGGAGTACGGCGTGCCCGTCACCCTCATCG GAGAAGCCGTCTTCGCGAGATGCTTATCATCTTTGAAGGATGAGAGGATCCAAGCCAGCAAAAAGCTGAAGGGGCCTCAGAATGTCCCGTTTGAAGGAGATAAGAAATCATTCCTGGAGGACATTCGAAAG GCCCTCTATGCTTCCAAGATCATCTCTTACGCTCAGGGCTTCATGCTGCTAAGACAGGCAGCCACTGAATTTGGCTGGACCCTCAACTATGGCGGCATTGCCCTGATGTGGAGGGGGGGCTGCATCATCAGGAG TGTATTCCTGGGAAAGATAAAAGATGCGTTTGACCGAAACCCAGGACTTGAGAATCTGTTGTTGGATGACTTCTTTAAGTCAGCTGTGGAAAACTGCCAG GACTCCTGGCGGCGGGCCATCAGTACTGGTGTCCAGGCAGGCATTCCCATGCCCTGCTTCACCACTGCTCTCTCTTTCTACGATGGGTACAGACACGAGATGCTGCCGGCTAACCTCATCCAG GCTCAGCGAGACTACTTTGGGGCACACACCTACGAACTCGTGGCCAAGCCAGGCCAATTCATCCACACCAACTGGACGGGCCACGGGGGCAGCGTGTCCTCGTCGTCATACAACGCCTGA